From Micromonospora echinospora, one genomic window encodes:
- a CDS encoding pirin family protein, protein MEQAMPAQTRPPGVVPVDPESVLLPGHDVPLGRYTTVRRLLPQRARRMVGAWCFVDHFGPDDVGDRPGMQVPPHPHTGLQTVTWLLEGEILHRDSLGNVQPIRPGQLNVMTSGHGIAHSEKSPPRRPRTMHGVQLWVALPDGARSGAPDFHHHPDLPRWRDGDLDVTLLVGELAGVRSPAVVHTPLLGAQVEPRAAAPVRVPLRRDFEHGLLAMSGSAEVDGIRLAPGALLYVPPGRETVTVAHGRDSRLLLLGGAPFEDPLVMWWNFVGRSHEEIVAASEDWAAGRRFGVVVDDPDPPLPVPTMPTVRLKARDRHGRLRD, encoded by the coding sequence ATGGAGCAGGCCATGCCGGCGCAGACCCGGCCCCCGGGGGTCGTCCCGGTCGACCCGGAGAGCGTGCTGCTGCCCGGTCACGACGTGCCACTGGGCCGGTACACCACGGTCCGCCGGTTGCTGCCGCAACGCGCCCGGCGGATGGTCGGGGCGTGGTGCTTCGTCGACCACTTCGGGCCGGACGACGTCGGCGACCGGCCGGGCATGCAGGTGCCACCCCACCCGCACACCGGGTTGCAGACGGTCACCTGGCTGCTGGAGGGCGAGATCCTGCACCGGGACAGCCTTGGCAACGTCCAGCCGATCCGCCCGGGGCAGCTCAACGTGATGACCTCCGGGCACGGCATCGCCCACTCGGAGAAGTCCCCGCCGCGGCGGCCGAGGACGATGCACGGCGTGCAGCTCTGGGTCGCGCTGCCCGACGGGGCGCGCTCGGGCGCGCCCGACTTCCACCACCACCCGGATCTGCCCCGGTGGCGCGACGGCGATCTCGACGTGACCCTGCTGGTCGGGGAACTGGCCGGCGTCCGGTCCCCGGCGGTCGTGCACACGCCGCTGCTCGGCGCGCAGGTGGAGCCCCGGGCGGCCGCACCGGTCCGGGTGCCGCTGCGCCGCGACTTCGAGCACGGCCTGCTGGCCATGTCCGGTTCCGCCGAGGTGGACGGCATCCGGTTGGCTCCCGGCGCGTTGCTCTACGTGCCACCCGGGCGGGAGACCGTGACCGTCGCGCACGGGCGGGACTCCCGTCTGTTGCTGCTCGGCGGAGCGCCGTTCGAGGATCCGCTGGTGATGTGGTGGAACTTCGTCGGCCGGTCACACGAGGAGATCGTGGCGGCGTCCGAGGACTGGGCGGCCGGGCGTCGGTTCGGCGTCGTGGTCGACGACCCCGACCCGCCGCTGCCCGTACCGACCATGCCCACGGTCCGGCTCAAGGCCCGCGACCGGCACGGACGTCTGCGCGACTGA
- a CDS encoding sulfite oxidase — protein sequence MTRAPGNEAEHDTRRARQWLAGRARGEGVHREQLIALGTAMGALAAAAGEADPPPPPGRPGIPAIVKPLDPGLLTGYGANAEMRWEAMSGQGYVVPTDRFFVRNHTRTPLLDRDTWRLRLFGTGLRGTPTRDDPVEFGYDDLTAMAAEETTALLECAGNGRHHFAAQQDQPMPGVPWGLGAVGVARWRGVRLSTVLRHAGLTDAAVDVMPEGLDPDYVTGGVNLGRVRRPLPIAKALDDVLLAYEMNGRPLPVDHGFPVRLVVPGWIGIASIKWVGPVEVSATALFSPWNTQFYRMFGPGHPVDGEPVTTQVVKSAFELPWDARLPAGVDVVLRGRSWSGNGPIRTVEISTDDRDGWRPATLDPRDEGSAWQRWTAVWRPPGSGRWTLRARATDVTGASQPEQAEPNTLGYLFDGIVRHPVTVT from the coding sequence ATGACGCGCGCGCCCGGGAACGAGGCCGAGCACGACACCCGCCGCGCACGGCAGTGGTTGGCCGGGCGGGCACGGGGCGAGGGCGTGCACCGCGAGCAGTTGATCGCGCTGGGCACGGCGATGGGCGCGCTCGCCGCCGCGGCCGGTGAAGCCGACCCCCCGCCGCCGCCCGGCCGGCCCGGCATCCCGGCGATCGTCAAACCGCTCGATCCGGGCCTGCTCACCGGGTACGGCGCCAATGCCGAGATGCGCTGGGAGGCCATGTCCGGGCAGGGCTACGTCGTCCCGACCGACCGGTTCTTCGTCCGCAACCACACCCGCACTCCGCTGCTGGACCGGGACACGTGGCGGTTGCGCCTGTTCGGCACCGGCCTGCGCGGGACGCCGACGCGGGACGACCCGGTCGAGTTCGGGTACGACGACCTCACCGCGATGGCCGCCGAGGAGACCACCGCCCTGCTGGAGTGCGCGGGCAACGGCCGTCACCACTTCGCCGCCCAGCAGGACCAGCCGATGCCGGGAGTGCCGTGGGGTCTCGGCGCGGTGGGGGTGGCCCGCTGGCGGGGCGTCCGGCTGTCCACCGTGCTCCGGCACGCCGGCCTGACCGACGCCGCCGTCGACGTAATGCCCGAGGGCCTGGACCCGGACTACGTCACCGGCGGGGTCAACCTCGGCCGGGTGCGCCGGCCGCTACCGATCGCCAAGGCCCTCGACGACGTGCTGCTGGCCTACGAGATGAACGGCCGGCCGCTGCCGGTCGACCACGGTTTCCCGGTGCGCTTGGTGGTGCCGGGCTGGATCGGCATCGCCTCGATCAAGTGGGTCGGTCCGGTCGAGGTCTCGGCCACCGCCCTCTTCTCCCCGTGGAACACCCAGTTCTACCGGATGTTCGGCCCCGGCCACCCCGTCGACGGAGAACCCGTGACCACCCAGGTCGTCAAGAGCGCCTTCGAACTGCCCTGGGACGCCCGCCTGCCCGCCGGGGTGGACGTGGTGCTGCGCGGTCGGTCCTGGTCCGGCAACGGTCCGATCCGTACGGTCGAGATCAGCACCGACGATCGCGACGGCTGGCGGCCGGCGACCCTCGACCCGCGGGACGAGGGGTCCGCCTGGCAGCGGTGGACGGCCGTGTGGCGTCCACCGGGGTCCGGCCGGTGGACGCTGCGCGCCCGCGCCACCGACGTCACCGGGGCCAGCCAGCCGGAACAGGCCGAACCGAACACCCTCGGATACCTGTTCGACGGCATCGTCCGGCATCCGGTGACCGTCACCTGA
- a CDS encoding serine/threonine-protein kinase gives MSPPFTPGLRLHDRFVLRARIGLGGMSEVWRADDEVLHRPVAVKALAGQLAADPELRATIGREARAAARLTHPHVTQVYDYGEATLAGGVVVPYLVMELVEGENLADRLDRGPLAWPDAVRLGGQVAAALAAAHRIGVVHHDVKPGNVMLTDTGAKVLDFGIAALAGPRHPRLGRDAGEPLMGTPAYLAPERLAAGAPDPASDVYALGALLYRTLTGRAPLPVRTWEDAWAVHGRGTPVPPLGIPELPADVDRLVMACLAADPTRRPAAADVATRLGMGRPAHPPTTILPTLSSPPAPVAPSPTLVARPRTPADRTLVGPGPAPGWSAPPTADPTRVAPRPAGAVPRPRGNRRIGVLVAAGLALVVALVGARALGEDQAGRSAADRGATGAQAGPAPSPTASTQAPRTARPAPTPARPRPTTLREAADQFVAVIDEAEARGAVDARVAKRLRDAADKLASGKPKDRAKRLRELREELGEAAQRQQIDGVTVARLLTTLERFVVTGVDGGAEDDEDEDDD, from the coding sequence ATGTCGCCGCCGTTCACCCCCGGCCTCCGGCTGCACGACCGGTTCGTCCTGCGCGCGCGCATCGGCCTCGGCGGGATGTCCGAGGTCTGGCGCGCCGACGACGAGGTGCTGCACCGTCCGGTCGCGGTCAAGGCCCTCGCCGGCCAGCTCGCCGCCGACCCGGAGCTGCGCGCCACCATCGGGCGCGAGGCCCGCGCGGCGGCCCGGCTGACCCACCCCCACGTCACCCAGGTCTACGACTACGGCGAGGCGACCCTCGCCGGCGGCGTCGTGGTGCCGTACCTGGTGATGGAACTCGTCGAGGGGGAGAACCTTGCCGACCGGCTGGACCGTGGTCCGCTCGCCTGGCCCGACGCCGTCCGTCTCGGCGGGCAGGTCGCCGCCGCCCTCGCCGCCGCGCACCGGATCGGGGTGGTGCACCACGACGTCAAACCCGGCAACGTCATGCTCACCGACACCGGCGCGAAGGTCCTGGACTTCGGCATCGCCGCGCTCGCCGGGCCGCGTCACCCGCGCCTCGGGCGGGACGCGGGAGAACCGTTGATGGGCACCCCCGCCTACCTCGCCCCGGAACGGCTCGCCGCCGGAGCGCCCGACCCGGCCAGCGACGTCTACGCGCTCGGCGCGCTGCTCTACCGGACGCTCACCGGCCGCGCGCCGTTGCCCGTGCGGACCTGGGAGGACGCCTGGGCGGTGCACGGCCGGGGCACTCCGGTGCCGCCACTGGGCATCCCCGAGCTGCCCGCCGACGTCGACCGTCTGGTGATGGCCTGCCTGGCCGCCGACCCGACCCGTCGCCCCGCCGCCGCCGACGTCGCCACCCGGCTGGGCATGGGCCGCCCCGCGCACCCGCCCACCACGATCCTGCCCACCCTGTCGTCCCCGCCCGCTCCCGTCGCGCCGTCCCCGACGCTCGTCGCGCGTCCGCGTACCCCCGCCGACCGGACGCTCGTCGGGCCTGGGCCGGCGCCCGGCTGGTCCGCGCCGCCCACCGCCGATCCGACCCGGGTGGCACCCCGGCCCGCTGGCGCGGTGCCGCGCCCCCGGGGCAACCGCCGGATCGGGGTCCTGGTCGCGGCCGGGCTCGCGCTGGTCGTCGCCCTGGTCGGGGCACGGGCCCTCGGCGAGGACCAGGCCGGCCGGTCCGCCGCGGATCGGGGCGCCACCGGCGCGCAGGCCGGCCCGGCGCCCAGCCCGACGGCGTCCACCCAGGCGCCGCGCACCGCCCGTCCCGCCCCCACCCCCGCCCGCCCCCGGCCGACCACCCTGCGGGAGGCGGCCGACCAGTTCGTGGCCGTGATCGACGAGGCGGAGGCGCGCGGCGCGGTCGACGCGCGAGTTGCCAAGCGGTTGCGCGACGCGGCGGACAAGCTCGCCTCCGGGAAGCCGAAGGACCGGGCGAAGCGGCTCCGGGAACTGCGGGAGGAGCTCGGCGAGGCGGCCCAGCGGCAGCAGATCGACGGGGTCACCGTGGCGCGCCTGCTGACCACGCTGGAGCGGTTCGTCGTCACCGGCGTCGACGGTGGGGCGGAGGACGACGAGGACGAGGACGACGACTGA
- a CDS encoding SAM-dependent methyltransferase, with protein sequence MEAVVTSGFPGPAPRSARIDTSVAHPARRYNYWLGGKDNFQADRDSGDAWAAAFPTVRTSARENRRFLQRAVAHLAREAGIRQFLDIGTGIPTADNTHEVAQSIAPECRVVYVDNDPIVLAHARALLTSTPEGATAYLDADLREPERILAHPDLRRTLDLTRPVALMLVAVLHFVPDDEDPYGAVARLLDALPAGSHLVASHATGDHLPALPPRPSGARHDGDPNGLVVLRDRTEFARFFTGLELIEPGVSSVAEWRAEHEPQPRPTAAEVSMYAAVGRKP encoded by the coding sequence ATGGAGGCAGTCGTGACCAGCGGGTTCCCCGGACCGGCCCCCCGCAGCGCCCGGATCGACACGTCGGTGGCCCACCCGGCCCGCCGGTACAACTACTGGCTCGGCGGCAAGGACAACTTCCAGGCCGACCGGGACTCCGGCGACGCCTGGGCGGCCGCGTTCCCCACCGTGCGCACCAGCGCCCGGGAGAACCGCCGCTTCCTCCAGCGGGCGGTGGCCCACCTGGCCCGGGAGGCCGGCATCCGGCAGTTCCTGGACATCGGCACCGGCATCCCCACCGCCGACAACACCCACGAGGTCGCCCAGTCGATCGCCCCGGAGTGCCGGGTCGTCTACGTCGACAACGACCCGATCGTGCTGGCACACGCCCGCGCCCTGCTCACCAGCACCCCCGAGGGGGCGACCGCCTACCTCGACGCCGACCTGCGCGAGCCGGAACGCATCCTCGCCCACCCCGACCTGCGCCGCACCCTCGACCTGACCCGACCGGTCGCCCTGATGCTGGTGGCGGTCCTGCACTTCGTCCCCGACGACGAGGACCCGTACGGCGCGGTCGCGCGGCTGCTGGACGCGCTGCCCGCCGGCAGTCACCTCGTCGCCTCCCACGCCACCGGCGACCACCTGCCCGCGCTGCCGCCCCGCCCGTCCGGCGCGCGGCACGACGGCGACCCGAACGGCCTGGTCGTCCTGCGTGACCGGACGGAGTTCGCCCGCTTCTTCACCGGCCTGGAACTGATCGAACCGGGTGTCTCGTCGGTGGCCGAGTGGCGGGCCGAGCACGAGCCGCAGCCGCGTCCCACCGCCGCCGAGGTCAGCATGTACGCCGCGGTCGGCCGCAAGCCCTGA
- a CDS encoding helix-turn-helix domain-containing protein, with translation MTTGPAEGGPTTGPTVLRMLLGAQLRRLREASGVTREGAGWEIRSSESKISRMELGRVGFKERDVADLLTLYGVAEPGEREALLKLARDANNPGWWHRYGDVLPGWFQSYLGLEAAAALIRSYEVQFVPGLLQTREYARAVVMLGHGAAGAAEIDRRVGLRMQRQRLLDRPDAPHLWAVVDEAVLRRPIGGSEVMRGQIAALVEATKAPNIRLQIVPFEAGGHAAAGGAFTILRFGDQDLPDIVYIEQLTSALYLDKRDDVDHYAAAMERLCVEAEPPERTPDILARILDDLHRA, from the coding sequence GTGACGACGGGTCCAGCCGAGGGCGGTCCGACGACGGGGCCGACGGTACTGCGCATGCTGCTCGGCGCGCAGCTCCGTCGGTTGCGCGAGGCCAGCGGGGTCACCCGGGAGGGGGCCGGCTGGGAGATCCGCTCCTCCGAATCCAAGATCAGCCGGATGGAGCTGGGTCGGGTCGGCTTCAAGGAGCGCGACGTCGCCGACCTGCTCACCCTCTACGGTGTGGCCGAGCCGGGGGAGCGGGAGGCGCTGCTCAAACTGGCCCGCGACGCCAACAACCCCGGCTGGTGGCACCGCTACGGCGACGTCCTGCCCGGCTGGTTCCAGTCGTACCTCGGCCTGGAGGCCGCGGCGGCCCTGATCCGCAGCTACGAGGTCCAGTTCGTCCCCGGCCTGCTCCAGACCCGCGAGTACGCCCGCGCGGTGGTCATGCTCGGGCACGGCGCGGCTGGCGCGGCCGAGATCGACCGCCGGGTCGGCCTGCGTATGCAGCGCCAGCGCCTGCTGGACCGGCCGGACGCGCCGCACCTCTGGGCGGTGGTGGACGAGGCCGTCCTGCGCCGGCCGATCGGCGGTTCGGAGGTGATGCGCGGCCAGATCGCCGCGCTCGTCGAGGCGACCAAGGCGCCGAACATCCGACTCCAGATCGTGCCCTTCGAAGCCGGTGGGCACGCCGCGGCCGGCGGAGCCTTCACCATCCTGCGCTTCGGTGACCAGGACCTGCCCGACATCGTCTACATCGAGCAGCTCACCAGCGCCCTCTACCTCGACAAGCGGGACGACGTCGACCACTACGCCGCCGCGATGGAGCGGCTCTGCGTGGAGGCCGAACCGCCGGAACGGACCCCGGACATCCTCGCCCGGATCCTCGACGACCTGCACCGGGCGTGA
- a CDS encoding DUF397 domain-containing protein has product MQQPQNGVPTSDLPPLKWQKSRRSNPSGNCVELAELPGGAGIAMRNSRHPEGPALIYTVDEIAAFVLGARDGDFDHLIT; this is encoded by the coding sequence ATGCAGCAGCCACAGAACGGCGTTCCCACCAGTGACCTGCCTCCGCTGAAGTGGCAGAAGAGCCGTCGGAGCAATCCCAGCGGCAACTGTGTCGAGCTGGCCGAGTTGCCGGGTGGGGCCGGCATCGCGATGCGGAACTCGCGGCATCCGGAGGGCCCGGCGCTGATCTACACGGTCGACGAGATCGCCGCCTTCGTGCTCGGCGCCCGGGACGGGGACTTCGACCATCTGATCACCTGA
- a CDS encoding GGDEF domain-containing protein, with protein sequence MPDPFTIVSGICAAGAVAAGFQFRQRAVRAEARIETLQAELTAERHAASHDPLTGLPNRRAFYRLAGALLTNAAGKPLIAVVLDLDNFKQVNDRYGHAAGDQVLISVASRFAAFAGDNLVARLGGDEFAGLLASPTVDHRWMEHTAHRLGDALAAPIEHGTVNLRVTVSVGLAPVRGPAQLADALCRADAAMYRAKSLGTTRQTRQLVDTHHVESHRDDPMTVHH encoded by the coding sequence GTGCCAGATCCGTTCACCATCGTGTCCGGCATCTGCGCCGCCGGAGCCGTCGCCGCCGGTTTCCAGTTCCGGCAGCGAGCGGTCCGCGCCGAGGCACGGATCGAGACGCTCCAGGCGGAACTGACCGCCGAACGGCACGCCGCGAGCCACGATCCCCTGACCGGGCTGCCCAACCGTCGGGCCTTCTACCGCCTCGCCGGCGCCCTGCTCACCAACGCCGCTGGGAAGCCGCTCATCGCCGTCGTCCTCGACCTCGACAACTTCAAGCAGGTCAACGACCGGTACGGTCACGCCGCGGGCGACCAGGTGCTGATCAGTGTCGCATCGCGTTTCGCGGCCTTCGCCGGGGACAACCTGGTGGCCCGTCTCGGCGGCGACGAGTTCGCCGGCCTGCTGGCCAGCCCCACGGTGGACCACCGCTGGATGGAGCACACCGCCCACCGGCTCGGCGACGCGCTCGCCGCGCCGATCGAGCACGGGACGGTCAACCTGCGGGTCACCGTCTCGGTCGGTCTGGCCCCGGTACGCGGACCGGCCCAGCTCGCCGACGCGCTCTGCCGGGCCGACGCCGCGATGTACCGGGCCAAGAGCCTCGGCACGACCCGTCAGACCCGGCAACTGGTCGACACCCACCATGTCGAGAGCCACCGCGACGACCCGATGACCGTCCACCACTGA